The stretch of DNA GCGGCCGCGAGCGAGACCGCGAGCAGCGCCCGGATCACCGGAGCTCCCGGAGGCGCTCGCGCAGCCCCGACTCGGTAGATTCGTCGCTGCTACTCCCGTTCTCGGTATTGCTGTGAGCCTCGGCGTTACTCCCGTCGCCGACTGTCGGCGGTATCCCGCCTGAGTCCTCACTACCTCCTCGGGCGTCGAGAGCGTCGTCCGCGTCCTCGCTTCCGTCGAGGCGTCGTTCCAGGCGTTCGACCGCCGCGACGGCGGCGTCGGCACGCTGCTCGACCGACTCGTTCACCGCGGAGACGCCGCCGAGGAACCCCCTGACCGACTGTACCGCGGCCTCGAGCTCGTCGACTCTGGATTCGAGCGTCTCGATACGGGACTCGATCGCGTCGTCCTCGCTGTTGCTCCGCGCCGGATCACGCTGTTCCCCGTCGAGTGCGCGTTCGACGGCCGCGAGCCGTCGTTCCAGCGTCTCGTCGCTGTCGGGCATGGGCGAGGTGGTCGCCCAATCGGTGATAAGTGTCGGGGCGGATCGCGGGGGAATCTTAAGGCGGATCGGAGCAAACGGGAACCTATGAAGACGGTCCTCGTTGGCGTCGGTCAGGCGGGCGGGAAGGTGGCGACAGCGCTGGCCGAGTTCGACGACGAGATGGGGTTCCACGCGGTGCGGGACGCCATCGCCGTCAACAGCGCGAAAACGGACCTCCGTGACATCCCGCTGGACACGGTGTTGGTCGGGCAGGACGTGGTGAAGGGCCACGGCGTCGGCGGCGACAACGAACTCGGTGCGGAGGTGATGGCGAACGACGCCGAGGAGGTGATGAGCGAGCTGAGCGGGAAGATCGGCTCCGAGACCGAGGCGATCTTCGTGATCGCGGGGCTCGGCGGCGGCACTGGCTCCGGCGGCGCGCCAGTGCTCGCGAAGGAGCTGAGCCGGGTGTACGACACGCCCGTCTACGCGATCGGTATCCTCCCCGGCCGCGACGAGGGGTCGCTCTATCAGGCCAACGCGGGCCGATCGCTCAAGACGCTCGCCCGCGAGGCCGACGCGACGATCCTGATAGACAACGACGCCTGGCGCGAGACGGGCGACAGCGTCGCCGAGGGGATGGCGGCGATCAACGAGAACATCGCCCGCCGGATCGGCCTCCTACTCGCCGCGGGCGAGCCCGTCGAGGACCGCTCGCTCGGACTGGGCGGCGGCGGGCTCGACCGCGACGTGGCCCAGAGCGTCGTCGACACCAGCGAGGTGATCAACACCCTCCGCTCGGGCGGGCTCGCGGCAGTGGGATACGCCGAGTCCGAGGCCAGCGAGGACCCCGACGAGAACGTCAACGTCGTCACGAGCACGACCCGGAAGGCGCTGCTCAGCGGCACGAGCCTGCCGGGGGCGAGCGAGGCCGACGCCGCACTGCTGGTCGTCGCCGGTCAGCCCGATTCGCTCTCACGAAAGGGCGTCGAACGTGCCCGCTCGTGGGTGGAGGAGGAGACCGGCAGCATGGAGGTCCGCGGTGGCGACTTCCCGCTCGACACCGGCCGGATCTCGTCGCTCGTCCTGATGAGCGGCGTCGAGCGCTCCGACCGCGTCCAGGAGTTCATGGATCGCGCCGCCGACGCGCAGGCCGACTCCCACGACCGAACCGAGGGCCAGCGCAAGCGCGACGCCGCCGAGACGTTCCAGAACGACGAACTCGACGATCTGCTCTGATCCCGCGCCGTCGATGGAATCGGGACCCCCGCCGCCTATTTCCTCCCGGCGGCCCCAGCGTCGGGCATGCGTGAGTACGCTGTCGACCCGCCGGTCGAGGAACGCATCGGCGACGCGCTGCGGGAGATAGACGCCACAGTCGCCGTCGCCGAGTCCTGTACGGGGGGACTGATCGGCTCGCTGCTGACCGACGTACCGGGCTCCTCGGACTACTTCGATCGCTCGGTCGTGACCTACTCCTACGACGCCAAACTCCAGGAGTTGGCCGTTTCCCGGGAGAGCCTCGACGACCACGGCGCCGTCTCGGCGCCCGTCGCCGAGCAGATGGCCGCGGGCGTGCGCGACACCGCGGGAACGACGTTCGGGCTCTCGACCACCGGGATCGCCGGCCCCGAGGGCGGGAGCAAGGAGAAGCCCGTCGGGACGGTGTTCATCGGTCGCTCGTACGCCGCCGACTGGGGCACCGGCGGCTCCGACACCGAGGTCTCCCGGCACGTGTTCGACGGCGGCCGGACCGAGATCAAAGAGCAGATCGCCCGAAAGGCGCTGGCGCTGTTGCTGGAGGACGCTCGGGACCTGTCGGAACGCTGATTACCTCGTCGGGTCTGTCCCAACCACATGCGACTCTGGGTGCTCAACACGCTCCCCGCCCACTGGGCGCGCTGTCGCGACGGGCCACAGGACCCCACACACCACCCCGAGCGACACCTCGGCCACCCGTGGCATGGCATCCCGTCGGGCGGTCGCGCCCCGGATCCGCGCGACCTCACGCCGGGCGAGGACCTGTTCGTCGTCCGGCAGACCGGCGGCGTCGGCGTCTCGGGCATCTGGACGTTCGAGGAGGCACGCCGCGTCGAGAATCAGGCCGCGGTTCCGGACGTGTGGCGCGATCACGACGGCGAGATGCGGGAGTACGAGTGGTTTCTCCACTGTCGAGGGGCGCCCGAACTGACCGTCGAACCGCCGATGCGCGAGGATTTCGGCGGCTCGTTCCCGTTCCACCACTCGAAACTGACCGGAACGGCGATCGCGATGCGGGGCGACGACCGCGCGGCGTACGTGAACGCGCTGCTCGACCACGGGGTCTCCGAGGCCGCCGAACAGCGGCTCCGTGACGCGCTGGAGCTGTCGGCGACGGGGAGCGTTCGGTCGGCCGACGCCGAGCCGCCCGAGCGGACCGAGTACGCCACGACGCGGACGATCCGCGATACGAAGCTCTCCGAGATGACGAAGGAGCTGTACGACCACCGGTGTCAGCTCTGTGGCGACCGTCGCGAGAGCCGCGACGGGAGCGCGTACGCGGAGGCCCACCACGTCAAACCGCTGGGGGCGCCCCACCGCGGCCCCGACAGCGCGGCGAACCTCCTCGTGCTCTGCCCGAACCACCACGCGGACTTCGACTACGGCCGTGTCCGGGTCGACCCCGAGTCGCTCGTCGTCGAGCACGCCTTCGACGACGAGGTCGACGGAACCGTCCTGACCGTCGACGCCGACCACGACCTCGATCCCGAGCACCTCGCGTACCACAGCGAACGGATCGCCGACTTCTGATCCATCGCCGCCCGCCAACGGGGGCTGTGGGCCGACCGAAACGCTTTGCGGGGTGCCGACCACGCACACGAGTATGGACAAGAAGGGTCACGTGCTCAACGCCGTCCTGCTGGCGATCGGCGTCGGGTACGTCCTCGAACCGTCGGGCGACGTGTCGACGTTCGTCGCGATCGCGGAGGTGTCGCTCCCGCTGGTGTTGGGTGCGCTGTTCCCGGACGTCGACACCGCGTTCGGCAAACACCGCAAGACGCTGCACAACCTCCCGATCCTCGGGATCGCGCTGGCGTATCCCTACTTCTTCGGTAACCTCAACTTCGTCTGGGCGGGGATCCTGAGTCACTACGTGCTCGACATGCTGGGGAGCAGGCGGGGGATCGCGCTGTTCTACCCGTTCTGGAGCGAGGAGTTCGGCTCGCCGACGGGCGTGACGACGACCAGCAAGTACGCCGACGTGGTCACGATCGTCGTCACGCTGCTCGAGGTCGCCGTGTTCGCGGCGTTCGTCCACCTGCTGCCCCAGTATCTCCCGCCCGGACTGGAGCTCAGCGGGCTCGGGATGATCGGCGGTCAGTAGACCGAGACGTCGTCGAACCGCCCGTCGTACGCGATGTGGTCGGGGTGAGTGGGCTCGGTGCCGGAGAGGAACAGGCGGTCGATCTTCCCCCACGAGTTCTCGTAGCCCAGGTGGGCGAACTCTGCGAGGTTCCAGAAGCGATGCCGCGGCCCCGAGCGGTGGACGACCTGTCGGTCGACGCTGGAGACCAACGCTTCGACGAGGTCAGCCTCACTCTCGATGGCAGTGTCGAACTCGGTCCACGCCTCGCCGACGGTGCCCCGGAGGTGGGCGTACGACGAGCCGAACGTGGACAGTCCGGTCTCCTCGGCGACGCGTTTGGCCCGTTCGTTGACGTGAGGGAGCGATTTGGCGTTGTAGCTCTCGACGGCGTCGATGTGGTCGGCGTAGGCACGGATCTCCGGCCGGCCGAGGCTGACGTTCAGCAGCGTCGGGTGGGGGACACAGAGCGCGGCGCCCTGGTCGGCGAGCTCCGAGAGCGCGCCCTCGAAAGAGATGAAGTCCGGCACCGGATCGGAGAGCCCCACCGCGAGCAGGTGGCGGCGGTTCTGCCAGTTGCCCGTGAAAATCTCCCGCCCCGGCACGACCAGCAGCTCGTCGTCGCTGTGTCGCTCGGCCTGCTCGCGGATCTCCGGCAGTCGCGTGAAGTGGGGTGCGTACACGAGCACGTCGATCCCCCGGGCTTTCGCCCGCTCGACGACCCGCCCGTCGAGCATCTTGACGTGCATGTCGACCCGCGTCGGCGCCGTAGTCACGTTCCACCGCAGTCGGTCGTTCCCCAAATAGCCTCCGTGTTCGATGCCGGGCGTCGGGGAGAACCCTTTTGATGCACCCACTCCGATGGAGCGCGTATGAGCCGCTGGAACTGCGGGATCGCCGGCTGTGGCCGCGAGTTCGACGGTCCCGAGGCCGTGATCGTCCACCAGACGACCGAACACCAGCGTCACGAGTGTAAGGTGTGTGGCACCATCGTCCCCGAGGGGTACTTCGCGATCCGCCACGCGTTCGACGAACACACCCGCGCGGAGTACGTCCGCGCCTACGACGCCGACGGGAGCGACGTACGCGTCCGCGAGGGAATCAAGGAGACCATCGAGGAGAACGCAGACCTCCAGCGCGTCGTCGACGAGCTCAACGGCAACTCGGGGTAGCGGGCGCGGGCAGGGGAGAGCAGTTCCGTGATCCTGCGATCGGAGATCAGCGTTCGCGGCTCTCGATCCGTTCCTTCACGACCGGGAGCTTCTCCTCGAGCTCCCGATGTATCCCGTCCTCGCCGATGTACGGCTCGGACCGATCTATGAAGTATCGCATCTTCTCGATCTGGTCCGCTCGCAGCTCCTCGGACTCGCCCAAGTGGTAGTAATCACTGTTGTCGAGGAGGTCCGCGGCTTTGACTGCCACCGCGCCCCTCCCCGACTCGAAACACCGCTCGTAGATATCGTAGCACCGCTCCAGATAGTCGTCGATGCTCTCGTCGAAGCTGGCGGCCTCCACGATCTCCGCGACGGTCTCGCCGAACGTCGAACGGATCTCGTCGGCGGTTACGTCCGTATCTTCGAGCAGGTCGTGGAGGAAGCCCGCGACGACGACGTGCTCCTCGTACCCCCTGTCGTAGAGATCCATCCCCACCCTCGTGCTGTGGAGTATCACTGGCTTCGGGTTGTCACCCGATGACTCGAAGGCGTGCACCAGATACTGCATAGCCCGTTCGATCTCCTCGTCCTCCGCTTTGCTCCTCATTCCTGTGACTGGAGAGACGGGGCGGTAGCAAAGTCCTTCTGACACGAGTTGGGCCGACCGACCCGAGCGATCTCGCGTTCCACCTCTCGAAGGACCGAGACGCAGCTAACGGCTTCACACAGGAGAGTCGGAGTTAGTAGATCTCGGAGTCCGACACACGGCGCCGCGCGCCGTGTGTCTGCACGAGGAACTACCGTTCCTCGGAGTCCAGCACGCGGATCTGATCCCCGCGGACCGTGACCGGGATCGGGACCGTCGCCTCGTACAGCTCGACCGTCACCTGATCCTTCCCCTCGTCGATGCGCTGGACCTGCGCCTTCTCGCCCTTGAACGGGCCGGCGATCAGTTCGACGATGTCGCCCTCGGCGATTCCCTCCACGTCGGGGGTCGGCGAGAGGAAATGCTCGACCTCGGTCATCGACGACGTGCCCGGCACGATCCCGTTGGCGTGGGGGATCTCGTCGAGCACGCGCTCGATGATCGAGTCGTCCTCGGCCTCGACCATCACGTAGGAGGTCAGCGAGTCCGGCGCCAGCACGGCGTGGATCTCGGGCATCTCCTTCGAGGCGATCATGTCCGCGACGGTCTCCTCCTGGCTCGCGGTGGTCTTGACGGCGTAGATCGGCATCTACGCACCACCCGGGACCGCGCCCGGCACGAAGCTCATGATCGCGAACATCAGGAACCCGAGGAAGCCGATCAGGAAGATGCCGGCGCCGGAGATCTTGGCGACCATCGAGAACTCCTCCCACTCGGGAGTGCTCGCGAGCTTGAGCACGCGCACGTACTCCGAGAGGTCGTATTTGACGTCCATCTTGTCGTGTGGTTCAGCCCGGCGCCTTTTCTATCTATTGAATACGCCTTCGCCGGGGGAAACGCCGGTACGGCCGGCGACGGCGACCGAAAAACGAGGCGACGCCGTCAGTTCACGTCCTGAATCTGGTCGGGGGAGGGGCCGCGCTGGGCGGCCTCGCCGCCGCCGTAGATCTGGGGGGACTCCACCCCGGTCACGACGATCATCGTGCGCATCCGGCCCTCGATCTCCTCGTCGACGGAGGTGCCCCAGATGATGCGGGCGTCGGGGTCGATGCGGTCGTAGATCTCCTCGACGACGCCCTCGGCCTCGCCGATGGACATGTCCGACCCACCGGTGACGTTGACCAGCGCCGAGTTGGCGCCGGAGATGTCCACGTCCAACAGCGGCGACCGCAAGGCGGACTGCACCGAGTCCTCGGCCTTGTCGTCGGTATCGGACTCGCCGAGCCCGATCATCGCGACGCCGCCTTTCTCCATCACGGTGCGAACGTCGGCGAAGTCGAGGTTCACCAGCCCGGGCTTGGTGATGAGCTCGGTGATCCCCTTGACCGAGCGCATCAGCACCTCGTCGGACACCTTGAACGCCTGCTTGACGGGCAGTTTGCCCACCGCGTCGAGGAGGCGGTCGTTCGGCACGACGATCACGGTGTCGGAGACGTCGCGCAGCCGTTCGAGGCCGGCCTCGGCGTTGGTGCGCCGGACCTCACCCTCCGCGGTGAAGGGGGTGGTGACGATCGAGATCGTCAGCGCGCCGGCGGCCTGTGCGGCCTTGGCGACGACGGGCGCCGAACCCGTCCCGGTGCCGCCGCCGAGCCCGGCGGTGACGAACACCATGTCCGAGCCGGCGATCGACTCCTTGATCTCCTCCTGGGACTCGATGGCGGCCTCCTCGCCGACCTGCGGGAGCGAGCCCGCGCCGCGACCCTGCGTTTTCTCCTTGCCCATCAGGATCTTCGTGTCGGCCTCGATAGAGACGAGATGCTGGACGTCAGTGTTCGCGGCGACCAGCTTCGCGCCGTGGATCCCCTCCTCGTGCATGCGGTTGACGGTGTTGCCGCCGGCGCCGCCACAGCCGACCACGGTGATGTTGGTCTTGAGGTCCTGCAGAACGTCCTGGAGCTGCTCGTCGGTCATCTTCCCGGACGACGGCGTCTCGTCGGTCTCCGGGCTGGTCTCCTCCTCGGCCGCGGCGTCGGGCCCCTCGCCGCCCTCGCCTTCGGCCTCGTCGATTGCCTCCTCTACGATAGAGTCCATTTGACCCTGAGTATTGGGCGGAGCCTATTGACCTTTCTCCCTCTCCGGCGATTCTCGCCACCACCGACACCGTTCAGATCGGGAACTCCTTCTCACGCTGACTCAGCACCGCCGACGGGGGGATCACCTCGTCGCTGACCTCGACGGACTCGCCGCTCGACAGCATCCCCATCTTCGGGCCTTCCGGCACGCCCAGTTTCTGCGCTTTCTCGGGGTCGAACGCCTCCTCCCGCGCGACGACGGCGTCGTCGTCGACGGCTACCTCCTCGTACTCCGCCCGCAGGATCGCCGCGAGGTCGTCGATCAGTTCGTCGTACGCGTCGGCGTTGGGCACCGCTGCCTCGCCGTTTGCCCGGGTCCCGCTCTCGATCGTGTCGAACGCGACGGTCGACTCCCGGACCGCGTCACGCGTCGCCTCGCCGTCGACGTTCTGGGCCGTCGCGAGCAGCTCGTCGGGGAGGCTCACCTTCTCCCAGTCCTCCGGATCGTCGGGGACGTGGGCGCCGAACCGGAGCCCCTCGTCGACGGTCGCGACCGAGGACTCCAGCGCCCGGGCCAGCGCCAGCGGGCGGTCGTCGACGGTCCGGACCCACGTCTCGCTCACGATCCGGTAGCCGAGATCCTCGATCGCGTCGGCGACCTCGGGCTGGTCGCCGTCGAACAGTGCGTGGGTGGCGCCGCTGCGCTCGAACGCCGCCTCGAGCACCGCCCGGGCGTCCTCGTCCCGCGGGTGGCCCAGTTCCTCCAGTTGCCAGTCGCTGGCGATGTGGCCGACCGCCCACGGCGTCTCGCGAAGCACGCGGCCGAACCGCGGGGCGTAGTGGCCGCCGCCGATCCCGACGATCTGGCGGTCGCGGTGGGCCGCCACCCCGCGCAGCGAGAGCACCGCCTGCGCGACCGCGCGGGCGCCCTCGGGGTCGTCCCACTGCTCCTCGTCGCTCCCGAGCTCCGCGAACATCGACGGTGTGTCGATCGCGGTCGGCCCGTGGTGGGTCCCCTCGATCGCCACGTCGTACCCCTCCGGCGCGTGAGCGGCGAGCGCCTCGACGTACGCCGAGAGTGCGCTCGGTGCGGCTGCAGCAAGGTCGCCGTCTTCCCCGCCGTACTCCGCCTCGCCGAAGTTCCCCGTGAAGTGCCCCGTCAGCAGCGCGCCCGTCTCGCCGGAGTGCCGGGAGACGAACACCAGCAGGCGGGGCTCCTCGCTGAACGCCGGCGCGGGGTCGTCGAGTTCGATGTGGAGCTCGTCGAACTCCCGGAGTTCGAACGGCCCGTCCCGGTAGTACGTCCCGCCGCCCTCGGCGTCCGGTCGCTCATCGTCCTCGTGTTTGGTCCAGTCCCCCTGCGCGAGCAGCTGCTCCCCGATGTGGAGCGAGGCGGTGTCGGCCCGTGACACCACGATCCCGATAGTCATCGACTCGGCGTCCGACCGCGCCGGCAAAGTAGCCGTCGGCTCCGGGCCCGCCGCGGGCGCGGGCTTTTTCTCCCGGGCTCGCCCACGGCGACCATGGACGTCTACGGGCTGATCGGGCGGCCGGTCGAACACTCGCTCTCGCCGCCGATGCACGAGGCCGGCTACGAGGCGCGCTCGCTGGACGCGCGGTACGTCACGCTCGAACCGGACCCCGATCGGATCGACGAGGCCGTCACCGGCGCCGACGCGATCGGTATCGCCGGGCTCAACGTCACGGTCCCGTTCAAGCGGGACGTACTCCCCCACGTCGAGCCGACCCCGACCGCCGAGGCGGTCGGCGCCGTGAACACGATCACGTTCGGGGGCGAGGGCGCTCCCGAGGGGCACAACACCGACGTCGAGGGCGTCGTCCGCGCGTTCGCGCACCACGACGTCGAAATCGAGGGGCAGTCAGCGGTCGTCGTCGGGGCGGGCGGCGCGGGGCGGGCAGCTACCTACGCGCTGGCCGACGCTGGCGCCGACACGTTCGTCGCCAACCGAACGGTCGAGCGTGCCGAGGCGCTCGCGGCCGACTTCGCGGAACTCGGCGTCGACGCCGGCGGGCTTGCGGCACTCGACGAACGCGTCCCCGAGGCCGATATCCTCGTCAACGCGACCAGTGTCGGAATGGACGACCTCGACTCGTCGCCCGTGCCCGCGCACGTCCTTCACGAGGATCTGGCGGTCCTCGACGCGGTGTACTCTCCGCTCCGGACCAAGCTCCTGCGGGACGCCGCCGCTGCGGGCGCCGGGACCGTCGACGGTGCGTGGATGCTGCTGTACCAAGGCGTCGCCGCGTTCGAGCGGTGGACCGGGGTCGACGCGCCGGTGGCGGCGATGAACGAGGCGCTCCGGGATCGCCTCTGAGGCTCGTTTCGGCTCGACGGGGCGTTTGCCGGGGTGAACCGGCCGAGGGCGACGCTGGCTTTTTACCACCGCGGGTCATTTTCGCCCACAGCATGGTACTCCGGAAGATCAAACGGCTCCTCGGGCTGGGTGCCGACGAGGGCGACGGTCGGTCCGAGCGCGACGTGACGGTGCAGGATCGCTCCGACGCCGACGCCGAGACCGAGGCGGCGGCGAAGGGCACCGACGAATCGAGCGACACGACTGCCGACGACGGCGACGAGGTCGAGAGCGTCGACGAGGCGATCGACGAGGCCGAACCGGACGACGAGCCCGTCGCCGCCGACACCGACGCGGACGCGTCGACGGAGTCGTTGGTCGACGAGGAGATCGCACAGGACGAGCCCGCCGGACGCGCCGAACCGGCGGAGGCGGCCGGCCCGGGTGCCGAGGACGAGACCACCGACGTCGACGAGACGGGCGCGGACGTCGAGGAGGAAGCCGAGGCAGCCGACGACGCCCCCTCGGTCGACGAGATCAAGGGGATCGGCCCGGCGTACTCCGAGCGACTGGCCGAAATCGACATCGTGACGGTCGCCGACCTCCGGGGCGCCGACGCCGAGGAAGTCGCCGAGCGGACGACGGCGCCGGAGGGGACGGTCCAGAAGTGGATCGACCGCGCGAACGAGTACGAGTGACCGAACCCCCCCGTTTTTAGCGGATCGGCGCCGTTTCCCGACGCATGACCGAGACGACGGTGATCACCGAGCCCGAGCAGTTCCACGCCGTGGCCGGCGAGGCCCCGGCGGGCGCTCGGGTGCCCGTCGAAATCCGGACCGTCGTCGACGACCCGTTCGACGCCTACCGCCGCGCCCGGAAGGAGCGCGGCGGGGTGTTCCTCGAAACGTCGGGCGGGCAGGAAGGCTGGGGCTACTTCGGCGTCGAGCCCGCGGAGTTTCTCACTGTCTCCGAGGGGTCGGTGCTGGCCGAGGGCTTAGGTGGAGAGGCGGGCGACCGCCGGTTCGGGCAGAAGCAGTCCGAAACGCTCGCGGCGCTATCGGGACTGCTCGACGGCGAGGCGCTCGTTCGCGGCGACTGCGACGTGCCCTACCCGTGTGGCGCGATCGGCTGGCTCTCCTACGACATCGCTCGGGAACTGGAGTCCTTCGGCGACGGCGACCCCGACGACCGCGAGCTGCCGACGCTCCAGATCGGCGTGTACGACTGTCTCGCGGCGTGGGAGGAGCCACGCGGCGACGAGGTGACGCTGCGGATCACCGCCTGCCCTCGCGTGCCCGCCGAGGCCGACGACGCGACGCTCGACGCCTGCTACGACCGCGCACTGACGAAAGCTGCGTCGCTGGGTCGCCGGGCACACATCGGCGACTCCGCGGTCGGCCCCCCGCCCGCCGACGCCGAGGCGGCGGCGTTCGAGAGCACCTGCGGGCGCGAGCAGTTCTGCGAGCGCGTCCGCCGCGCGAAGGCGTACATCCGCGAGGGGGACACGTTCCAGGCGAACGTCTCCCAGCGCCTCGAAGCGCCCGCAGCCGTCCACCCCGTCGAGGCGTACAACGCGCTGCGGGCGGTCAACCCTGCGCCCTACTCCGGGCTGTTGGAGTTCCGTGGCGTCGACCTCGTCAGCGCGAGCCCCGAACTCCTGCTCGAGCGCGACGGCGACCGTCTGCTGACCGAACCCATCGCCGGCACGCGCCCTCGTGGCGACACTGACGAGGAAGACGCCGCACTCGCGGACGACCTCCGAACCGACGAGAAGGAGCGCGCCGAGCACGCGATGCTGGTCGACCTCGAACGCAACGACCTCGGGAAGGTCAGCGAGTATGGCAGCGTCGAGGTGACGGAGTACCGCCGCGTCGACCGCTACTCGGCGGTGATGCACCTCGTCTCGCTGATCGAGGGGCGGCTCCGCGAGGACGGCACGCTGACCGACGCCGTCGCGGCGACGTTCCCCGGCGGCACCATCACCGGCGCGCCCAAACCCCGGACGATGGAGATCATCGACGAGCTCGAAGACCGCCGTCGGGGCCCCTACACCGGCAGCGTCGGGATCTTCGGCTTCGACGGTCGTGCGACGCTCAACATCGTGATCCGGACGCTGGTCCGTCACGCCGACGAGTACCACCTCAGCGTCGGCGCGGGTATCGTCCACGATTCCGATCCCGACGCCGAGTACGACGAGACGCTCGCAAAAGCCCGCGGGCTGCTCGACGCGATCGACGACGCGCTCGATCGGGGCCACCTCGACGTGGCGGAGGGTTCCGAGCGGGAGGAAACCACTGCCGACGGCGGGGAGGCCGAGCGATGAGCGCCCCCGAGATCCTCGTGATCGACAACTACGACTCGTTCGTCTACAACCTCGTGCAGTACCTCGGCGAGGCGGTTCAACAGCGCGACGGCGAGGTGACGGTCCGGCGCAACGACGCGATCGACCGCCGGGGAATCCGCGAGCTCGACCCCGACGGGATCGTCGTCTCGCCGGGTCCCGGCACGCCCGCGGCGGCGGGCGTCTCGATGGACGTGTTCGACCTCGACTACCCGACGCTGGGCGTCTGTCTCGGCCACCAGGCGCTCTGTGCGCACAACGGCGCGCCCGTGGGCCACGCCGACGCG from Halolamina sediminis encodes:
- a CDS encoding DUF7310 family coiled-coil domain-containing protein: MPDSDETLERRLAAVERALDGEQRDPARSNSEDDAIESRIETLESRVDELEAAVQSVRGFLGGVSAVNESVEQRADAAVAAVERLERRLDGSEDADDALDARGGSEDSGGIPPTVGDGSNAEAHSNTENGSSSDESTESGLRERLRELR
- a CDS encoding tubulin/FtsZ family protein; its protein translation is MKTVLVGVGQAGGKVATALAEFDDEMGFHAVRDAIAVNSAKTDLRDIPLDTVLVGQDVVKGHGVGGDNELGAEVMANDAEEVMSELSGKIGSETEAIFVIAGLGGGTGSGGAPVLAKELSRVYDTPVYAIGILPGRDEGSLYQANAGRSLKTLAREADATILIDNDAWRETGDSVAEGMAAINENIARRIGLLLAAGEPVEDRSLGLGGGGLDRDVAQSVVDTSEVINTLRSGGLAAVGYAESEASEDPDENVNVVTSTTRKALLSGTSLPGASEADAALLVVAGQPDSLSRKGVERARSWVEEETGSMEVRGGDFPLDTGRISSLVLMSGVERSDRVQEFMDRAADAQADSHDRTEGQRKRDAAETFQNDELDDLL
- a CDS encoding CinA family protein is translated as MREYAVDPPVEERIGDALREIDATVAVAESCTGGLIGSLLTDVPGSSDYFDRSVVTYSYDAKLQELAVSRESLDDHGAVSAPVAEQMAAGVRDTAGTTFGLSTTGIAGPEGGSKEKPVGTVFIGRSYAADWGTGGSDTEVSRHVFDGGRTEIKEQIARKALALLLEDARDLSER
- a CDS encoding HNH endonuclease; this translates as MRLWVLNTLPAHWARCRDGPQDPTHHPERHLGHPWHGIPSGGRAPDPRDLTPGEDLFVVRQTGGVGVSGIWTFEEARRVENQAAVPDVWRDHDGEMREYEWFLHCRGAPELTVEPPMREDFGGSFPFHHSKLTGTAIAMRGDDRAAYVNALLDHGVSEAAEQRLRDALELSATGSVRSADAEPPERTEYATTRTIRDTKLSEMTKELYDHRCQLCGDRRESRDGSAYAEAHHVKPLGAPHRGPDSAANLLVLCPNHHADFDYGRVRVDPESLVVEHAFDDEVDGTVLTVDADHDLDPEHLAYHSERIADF
- a CDS encoding metal-dependent hydrolase: MDKKGHVLNAVLLAIGVGYVLEPSGDVSTFVAIAEVSLPLVLGALFPDVDTAFGKHRKTLHNLPILGIALAYPYFFGNLNFVWAGILSHYVLDMLGSRRGIALFYPFWSEEFGSPTGVTTTSKYADVVTIVVTLLEVAVFAAFVHLLPQYLPPGLELSGLGMIGGQ
- a CDS encoding PHP-associated domain-containing protein, with the protein product MHVKMLDGRVVERAKARGIDVLVYAPHFTRLPEIREQAERHSDDELLVVPGREIFTGNWQNRRHLLAVGLSDPVPDFISFEGALSELADQGAALCVPHPTLLNVSLGRPEIRAYADHIDAVESYNAKSLPHVNERAKRVAEETGLSTFGSSYAHLRGTVGEAWTEFDTAIESEADLVEALVSSVDRQVVHRSGPRHRFWNLAEFAHLGYENSWGKIDRLFLSGTEPTHPDHIAYDGRFDDVSVY
- a CDS encoding DUF7565 family protein; this translates as MSRWNCGIAGCGREFDGPEAVIVHQTTEHQRHECKVCGTIVPEGYFAIRHAFDEHTRAEYVRAYDADGSDVRVREGIKETIEENADLQRVVDELNGNSG
- a CDS encoding HD domain-containing protein, which gives rise to MRSKAEDEEIERAMQYLVHAFESSGDNPKPVILHSTRVGMDLYDRGYEEHVVVAGFLHDLLEDTDVTADEIRSTFGETVAEIVEAASFDESIDDYLERCYDIYERCFESGRGAVAVKAADLLDNSDYYHLGESEELRADQIEKMRYFIDRSEPYIGEDGIHRELEEKLPVVKERIESRER
- a CDS encoding transcription elongation factor Spt5; translation: MPIYAVKTTASQEETVADMIASKEMPEIHAVLAPDSLTSYVMVEAEDDSIIERVLDEIPHANGIVPGTSSMTEVEHFLSPTPDVEGIAEGDIVELIAGPFKGEKAQVQRIDEGKDQVTVELYEATVPIPVTVRGDQIRVLDSEER
- a CDS encoding protein translocase SEC61 complex subunit gamma; its protein translation is MDVKYDLSEYVRVLKLASTPEWEEFSMVAKISGAGIFLIGFLGFLMFAIMSFVPGAVPGGA
- the ftsZ gene encoding cell division protein FtsZ, which translates into the protein MDSIVEEAIDEAEGEGGEGPDAAAEEETSPETDETPSSGKMTDEQLQDVLQDLKTNITVVGCGGAGGNTVNRMHEEGIHGAKLVAANTDVQHLVSIEADTKILMGKEKTQGRGAGSLPQVGEEAAIESQEEIKESIAGSDMVFVTAGLGGGTGTGSAPVVAKAAQAAGALTISIVTTPFTAEGEVRRTNAEAGLERLRDVSDTVIVVPNDRLLDAVGKLPVKQAFKVSDEVLMRSVKGITELITKPGLVNLDFADVRTVMEKGGVAMIGLGESDTDDKAEDSVQSALRSPLLDVDISGANSALVNVTGGSDMSIGEAEGVVEEIYDRIDPDARIIWGTSVDEEIEGRMRTMIVVTGVESPQIYGGGEAAQRGPSPDQIQDVN
- a CDS encoding D-aminoacyl-tRNA deacylase; translation: MTIGIVVSRADTASLHIGEQLLAQGDWTKHEDDERPDAEGGGTYYRDGPFELREFDELHIELDDPAPAFSEEPRLLVFVSRHSGETGALLTGHFTGNFGEAEYGGEDGDLAAAAPSALSAYVEALAAHAPEGYDVAIEGTHHGPTAIDTPSMFAELGSDEEQWDDPEGARAVAQAVLSLRGVAAHRDRQIVGIGGGHYAPRFGRVLRETPWAVGHIASDWQLEELGHPRDEDARAVLEAAFERSGATHALFDGDQPEVADAIEDLGYRIVSETWVRTVDDRPLALARALESSVATVDEGLRFGAHVPDDPEDWEKVSLPDELLATAQNVDGEATRDAVRESTVAFDTIESGTRANGEAAVPNADAYDELIDDLAAILRAEYEEVAVDDDAVVAREEAFDPEKAQKLGVPEGPKMGMLSSGESVEVSDEVIPPSAVLSQREKEFPI